In Candidatus Cloacimonadota bacterium, the following proteins share a genomic window:
- a CDS encoding choice-of-anchor J domain-containing protein, whose product MKQEVYSNVEDRMNTSWIKFWLFFFMLGAVAAHALVSEYGFTSAIGAYTEITGGTVLGTSANDNESFNSLPLGFSFHYNGITFSEVSVQTNGFLAMGVEVLNTYLPLSSSTGSNNVVAALSRDIKSREDGELSYLPTGTAPNRVFTVQWKNYRRIPSSCAPDIFNFQIQLHENGNRVVLAYGDFTAVDASVAWTVQVGLRGESSADFNNRTTTTNWSATEAGTASNASCRITSSVFPATGLVFIFSNLPRPAQDPLPVNLATDISPETSFSWNPGIGTIIGYKVYIGTNTPPSNLVNGIIQSDQIYITDLLLSFNTVYYWQIIPYNNYGEALECPIWRLTTHSDPEIVELPYLQNWDAVSVPALPYDWTKIIESTSTSATVSTYSSTTNAHSQPNTVRLYNSSDAEANLILVGPSLAVTLPVNSVRVKFWARSSGTGYPLSIGVLTDPTDPSTYTDVLSLQLTTTLSEYVVPFSGYTGNGTNIAFKHGLGGTGRYIYVDDIVFEHNVANDLGCITLNGNATPSVGESVIYQAIIFNWGTAPQNDYTVKLLDGDEVELASATGVAFAAGTSVEIPLTWTPIDEGSIVLKAKVLLIGDSFTANDLSQDLNILVVPAGANIVTIGNGTSANTASGSPTPYGTYYKNFRQQYLYTADEITAAGGLPGLVTYISFNVLSVNDCSPMSYYSIRMKQTEQSSLSTIFEVGEYTQVWNQNSYMPIIGWNTHQLTTPFIWDGSSNLLVDIVTSMIPGNFTQNASVYHTETTGTNTCLRFQSDSVDASTATTGTASVNRANIRIINQAIDPPNPVSIVSPADNAINVPLSAPLNWSSDDMFLTGYKVHFGLSNPPPLAQNTGSSTYDPNLTYSTTYYWQIIPFNAAGDASNCPVWSFTTQPNPEVTMLPYAQNWDQVTAPELPFDWTAVIQSVSSDAVAGTRASTIYSYSQPNCARLYNPNDAEAILILAGPPLAESISVSDIILKFWSRGGGVNFPLSIGVMTNPTDPDTYIETHSLTVTTNLTEYMLSMQDYSGPGSCIAFKHGLGGEGRSIYIDDIMYERHEPPLVTAIIPDVLINMNSQFVLDTVETYFYSSLPGLHYEIIDNEYVDTQQLADGQLLLIPQQNWYGTTILSVEAVDMCGWVAEQSVVLTSRETWMSYETFNNEGVLPDGWGSLHSGTTTFPWQPILLGDDNYVMKTMATVGGTVNERMLSFLHDLTDYKEIQVSFDSEFLPYSDGLGSFAYTLNNVSYTVVDAYSTSHTGLKTYSVPVLDGKSSVRFRWLYSNPNANIGQDNFWTVDNFIISGLVRDTQVPSPVGGLHLIVQDNNSAMLGWDPSYDTYFGKYELYISTDSVVDNSDQLWSVFQDSELRFMPTTQTNITPLEHGEYWIAIRAVDQSNNVSQMSDPVFVFIDRSGPVFTDPLPAGQPEPDWFGGRVASIGCKVSDFNLIDPNSIQYRYDKNGNGIYDESETWLNISRLELYDTNRDTLDINVDVEYDTDGSLPFEFRAADIYGNVGYSGINESEGIVDDWVVRIDSTPPVISDPVPTNQPDPDWMTREVVLGCTVSNSHAIISVEFRYDRNGNGVYDFDESWQNVDNFEYASCMLNILQSVIFEADGLCRFEFRALNALGNIGYSGDQNAEGINDDWLVRIDTTAPLFVNPVPANQPDPVWIDSMAVIIGATVQDMNAISEMLFRYDANRNGVYDDDESWQQIQRQKLLSTQSDCTVTIQLDLTSDGHYCFEFKAIDNLGNIGYSGNQNIEGINDDWLVRIDTTAPQFFNPEPEGQPLPVWSNTTDLVIGALMSDASGISNGSVMYRIDENQNGVYDPEEAWQVSDPVKSNVVRNAQFGVIIPVFVTSDGIYKFELKATDLCGTIGFSGLTNTEGIDDDWVFRVDTTPPVDISSFFVQDVSDTTILLTWSASSDLNFAGYMIYYSNEADVSEADMLWDNSNDPVLAYAGEGLVFSTVAGLEPATRYYFLLQATDEAGWVTQHPVIVTAMTSSAYEPQVPQHLSISVQNEVLSIDWDDVTQDIMGNTITVSHYEVHVSDQPYFDCSFDTLLQNVESSQIIMEGLTEYADRLFFKVIAVSGAIRHPIVKHKLIKGTQKIP is encoded by the coding sequence GTGAAACAAGAAGTTTATTCAAATGTGGAGGATCGTATGAACACTAGTTGGATTAAATTCTGGCTTTTCTTTTTTATGCTTGGTGCTGTGGCTGCACATGCCCTGGTAAGCGAATATGGATTTACAAGTGCTATTGGCGCTTACACTGAGATTACCGGAGGTACAGTCCTGGGCACAAGTGCCAATGATAATGAGAGCTTCAATTCTTTACCCTTGGGGTTCTCGTTTCATTACAACGGAATTACTTTCTCCGAAGTCAGTGTGCAGACCAACGGATTTCTGGCTATGGGCGTGGAAGTACTGAACACCTATCTGCCCTTAAGCTCATCAACAGGATCCAACAATGTTGTGGCTGCCCTGAGCAGAGACATTAAAAGCCGGGAAGACGGAGAACTCAGCTATCTTCCAACAGGAACCGCCCCCAACCGGGTTTTCACAGTCCAGTGGAAGAACTATCGCCGCATCCCGTCTTCATGTGCCCCAGACATTTTTAACTTCCAGATACAACTGCATGAAAACGGCAATAGGGTTGTATTAGCCTACGGTGATTTCACTGCGGTCGATGCCTCTGTGGCATGGACCGTCCAAGTTGGCTTGAGGGGAGAATCAAGCGCGGACTTTAACAACCGTACTACTACCACGAACTGGTCAGCCACTGAGGCGGGCACGGCCAGCAACGCTTCCTGCCGGATAACTTCATCAGTCTTTCCTGCAACTGGTTTGGTTTTTATCTTTTCCAACTTACCTCGGCCAGCTCAGGATCCATTACCTGTAAACCTGGCAACTGATATTTCACCTGAAACCAGCTTCAGTTGGAATCCTGGAATTGGTACGATCATCGGATACAAAGTTTATATTGGAACTAATACGCCTCCCTCAAATTTAGTTAATGGTATCATTCAATCAGATCAAATTTACATAACAGACCTATTGTTGAGTTTCAATACTGTTTATTATTGGCAAATTATTCCTTACAATAACTATGGTGAGGCGTTAGAGTGTCCAATTTGGAGATTAACCACCCATAGTGATCCTGAGATAGTCGAGTTGCCATACTTACAAAACTGGGACGCAGTATCAGTTCCTGCTCTGCCTTACGATTGGACCAAAATCATAGAATCAACATCCACAAGCGCCACCGTGAGCACCTACTCCTCTACTACAAACGCCCACAGCCAGCCAAATACAGTTCGCCTCTATAATTCAAGCGATGCTGAAGCAAATCTCATCTTGGTGGGGCCGTCTTTAGCTGTAACATTACCGGTTAACTCAGTACGTGTGAAGTTCTGGGCCAGATCCAGCGGAACGGGATACCCACTATCTATCGGTGTGCTAACTGATCCCACAGACCCCTCAACATATACCGATGTGCTTAGCTTGCAACTCACCACTACCCTTAGTGAGTACGTGGTCCCGTTTTCAGGCTACACAGGAAACGGTACTAATATAGCATTTAAGCATGGTCTTGGAGGAACAGGTCGATACATATATGTGGACGATATAGTGTTCGAACATAACGTTGCCAATGATCTCGGCTGCATTACGCTTAACGGAAACGCAACCCCCTCGGTCGGTGAATCAGTAATCTACCAAGCGATAATCTTCAACTGGGGTACTGCCCCTCAGAATGACTACACAGTAAAGCTATTGGATGGGGATGAGGTGGAACTGGCATCCGCTACTGGTGTTGCATTTGCTGCAGGCACTTCTGTCGAGATACCTCTGACTTGGACACCAATTGATGAGGGTTCTATCGTACTCAAAGCTAAAGTCTTACTTATCGGTGATTCCTTTACTGCTAACGACCTGAGTCAAGATCTGAATATTCTAGTAGTTCCTGCGGGAGCTAACATTGTTACTATAGGCAACGGAACGTCTGCCAATACGGCTTCAGGATCACCAACCCCTTATGGCACATATTATAAAAATTTTCGTCAGCAGTATCTTTATACAGCTGATGAGATAACCGCTGCAGGGGGATTACCGGGATTGGTAACGTATATAAGCTTCAACGTTCTGTCTGTTAACGACTGCTCACCTATGTCATACTATTCAATTAGGATGAAGCAAACAGAGCAAAGCTCCCTGAGCACAATTTTTGAAGTGGGAGAATACACCCAAGTGTGGAACCAAAACAGTTACATGCCTATCATCGGCTGGAACACACACCAACTAACAACTCCTTTTATTTGGGATGGAAGCTCAAATCTGCTGGTGGATATAGTGACATCTATGATCCCGGGAAACTTTACGCAAAACGCTTCTGTTTATCATACTGAAACGACGGGCACCAACACCTGCCTGCGCTTCCAAAGTGATTCAGTTGATGCCTCAACCGCTACCACAGGAACTGCTTCAGTGAATCGAGCCAACATCCGAATAATCAACCAAGCTATTGACCCACCCAATCCAGTATCTATAGTGTCTCCGGCTGACAATGCAATTAATGTGCCCCTCTCCGCCCCTCTCAACTGGTCAAGCGACGATATGTTCCTAACTGGTTACAAGGTTCATTTCGGACTATCAAATCCGCCGCCTCTTGCCCAGAACACAGGTTCTTCAACATATGATCCAAACTTAACTTACAGTACAACTTACTACTGGCAAATCATTCCTTTCAATGCAGCAGGAGATGCAAGTAATTGCCCAGTATGGAGCTTCACAACACAACCAAACCCAGAAGTAACTATGCTCCCCTACGCGCAAAATTGGGATCAAGTGACTGCACCTGAATTACCATTTGACTGGACAGCAGTTATCCAATCTGTTTCTTCAGATGCCGTTGCAGGAACTCGAGCCAGCACCATTTACTCTTATAGCCAGCCAAATTGTGCAAGACTCTACAATCCCAATGACGCAGAAGCAATCCTAATCCTTGCCGGTCCTCCACTCGCTGAATCAATTAGTGTAAGCGACATAATCCTTAAGTTTTGGTCTCGAGGTGGAGGAGTCAATTTTCCACTTTCAATTGGGGTTATGACAAATCCAACTGATCCTGACACTTATATAGAAACACACAGCCTAACCGTAACCACCAACCTAACTGAATATATGCTATCTATGCAGGACTATTCTGGTCCAGGTTCATGCATCGCATTCAAGCACGGTTTGGGAGGAGAAGGCCGCTCCATCTACATCGACGACATTATGTATGAAAGACATGAGCCTCCTTTGGTAACTGCTATTATTCCTGATGTTTTGATAAATATGAATAGTCAATTCGTTCTTGACACTGTGGAGACATATTTCTATTCATCTTTACCAGGCTTGCATTATGAGATCATCGACAACGAATACGTAGACACACAGCAACTAGCAGATGGACAATTGTTGCTGATCCCACAGCAGAACTGGTATGGGACCACAATTCTATCAGTTGAAGCCGTGGATATGTGCGGGTGGGTTGCCGAGCAATCAGTGGTTTTAACTTCAAGAGAAACATGGATGTCATATGAGACGTTTAACAATGAAGGGGTATTACCCGACGGATGGGGTTCTCTGCACTCTGGGACCACAACTTTCCCCTGGCAACCCATCTTGCTAGGAGATGACAATTACGTGATGAAGACAATGGCTACCGTTGGGGGCACAGTTAATGAGCGTATGTTATCTTTTCTCCATGATTTAACTGATTACAAAGAAATTCAGGTTTCATTTGATTCGGAATTCCTACCTTATAGTGATGGACTTGGCTCTTTTGCGTACACATTGAATAACGTAAGCTACACAGTAGTTGATGCTTATTCTACAAGTCACACTGGTTTAAAAACTTATTCAGTTCCTGTGTTAGATGGCAAATCTTCGGTGAGGTTTCGTTGGCTTTACAGCAATCCTAACGCTAACATTGGGCAGGATAATTTTTGGACTGTAGACAATTTCATTATTAGTGGTTTAGTTAGAGACACACAAGTCCCTTCTCCCGTTGGAGGTTTGCACCTTATAGTACAGGATAACAATTCTGCGATGCTTGGTTGGGATCCGAGTTATGATACGTATTTTGGGAAATACGAACTATATATTTCTACCGATAGTGTTGTCGATAATTCAGATCAATTATGGTCGGTATTCCAAGATTCCGAACTCCGATTCATGCCTACGACACAAACAAACATCACACCTCTTGAACATGGAGAGTATTGGATAGCGATCAGGGCTGTGGATCAGAGCAATAACGTATCGCAGATGTCAGACCCTGTTTTTGTATTCATTGATAGATCGGGTCCAGTGTTTACAGATCCCTTACCTGCCGGACAACCAGAGCCTGATTGGTTTGGTGGTAGAGTAGCTTCTATAGGATGCAAAGTTTCAGATTTTAACTTGATAGATCCAAACTCAATACAATACAGATATGATAAAAACGGCAATGGAATCTATGATGAATCCGAAACTTGGTTGAATATCTCCCGGCTTGAACTATATGACACTAATAGAGATACCTTGGACATCAATGTAGATGTTGAATATGATACAGATGGTTCGTTGCCTTTTGAATTCAGGGCTGCGGATATCTATGGTAACGTTGGTTATAGCGGGATCAATGAATCCGAAGGCATTGTTGACGATTGGGTAGTCCGCATAGATAGCACGCCTCCAGTTATCTCAGATCCAGTTCCAACAAACCAACCTGATCCCGACTGGATGACCAGAGAAGTCGTCTTGGGATGCACAGTAAGTAACTCGCATGCTATAATCAGCGTTGAATTCCGTTATGACCGTAACGGAAATGGAGTATATGATTTTGACGAATCTTGGCAAAATGTTGACAATTTTGAATATGCGTCTTGTATGCTTAATATTCTTCAGTCGGTAATATTTGAGGCGGATGGCCTATGCAGATTTGAATTCAGAGCTCTGAATGCTCTGGGAAATATTGGTTACAGCGGAGATCAAAATGCAGAAGGCATCAATGACGACTGGTTGGTTAGGATTGACACAACAGCGCCATTATTCGTTAACCCAGTTCCGGCTAACCAGCCCGATCCAGTATGGATAGACTCGATGGCAGTAATAATCGGCGCTACAGTCCAGGACATGAATGCCATATCCGAGATGCTGTTCCGATATGATGCAAATAGAAATGGCGTTTATGACGATGACGAGTCCTGGCAACAAATACAACGGCAGAAACTGCTATCTACCCAGAGTGACTGCACAGTTACAATCCAGCTAGACCTAACTAGTGACGGCCATTATTGCTTTGAATTCAAGGCAATAGATAACCTTGGAAATATCGGCTACAGTGGCAACCAAAACATTGAAGGAATCAATGATGATTGGCTTGTGCGAATCGACACTACAGCGCCGCAATTCTTTAACCCTGAGCCTGAAGGTCAGCCTCTACCTGTTTGGAGCAACACGACGGATCTTGTTATCGGGGCTTTGATGTCTGATGCAAGTGGCATTAGTAATGGATCAGTTATGTATCGCATTGACGAAAACCAAAATGGTGTCTACGATCCAGAAGAGGCCTGGCAAGTGTCAGACCCTGTTAAGAGCAATGTTGTGCGAAACGCGCAGTTTGGGGTGATTATTCCTGTTTTTGTTACTTCAGATGGCATTTACAAATTTGAACTCAAGGCTACCGACCTCTGCGGCACTATTGGCTTTAGTGGCCTAACTAATACTGAGGGTATTGATGATGATTGGGTTTTCAGAGTGGACACCACACCGCCCGTTGATATCTCCAGCTTCTTCGTGCAGGATGTGTCCGATACCACAATCTTACTTACTTGGTCTGCTTCCAGCGATCTAAACTTCGCTGGTTACATGATCTACTATTCAAACGAAGCGGACGTAAGCGAGGCAGATATGCTTTGGGATAACTCAAATGATCCTGTTCTGGCTTATGCAGGCGAAGGTTTGGTGTTCTCCACAGTTGCCGGTCTTGAGCCTGCAACACGCTATTACTTCCTGCTTCAAGCAACTGACGAAGCAGGATGGGTTACCCAACACCCTGTGATTGTGACAGCCATGACCTCATCTGCATACGAACCTCAGGTGCCACAACATCTGAGTATCAGTGTGCAGAATGAAGTGTTGAGCATAGATTGGGATGACGTTACTCAGGATATCATGGGTAATACCATAACGGTCAGTCATTACGAGGTACATGTGAGCGACCAACCATACTTCGACTGCTCATTTGACACATTGTTGCAAAATGTGGAATCCTCCCAGATCATTATGGAAGGCCTTACGGAATATGCTGACCGGTTGTTCTTCAAAGTGATAGCCGTGAGTGGGGCAATCAGGCACCCAATTGTTAAGCATAAACTGATAAAAGGTACTCAAAAAATACCATAG
- the mltG gene encoding endolytic transglycosylase MltG yields MNLPPRLRPILRWLPLALALALLLSLLGSLFLPLRSDQIAIRIRSGDNAATIGQRLREGGIIRSARLFRIMASLRGTDRRLIAGTYSLGGNHSLFQTLRLLEKGNVSAVKITFPEGLSLHKTLQRIERSGLAGYAELHQLATDSLFVEKLTGFSAPSLEGWLYPETYFFPLDVGPEEILRQMAEQFFSRLSSAGIDPAHTQNFFQLLIQASIVEKESNYDDERPLVASVIRNRLESGMRLESCPTVDYVLERQGVKKPVLSIQDTQIQSPYNTYRNFGLPPGPICNPSVSALKAVLEPAQTDYFYFVADRKGRNDFSATADEHMRKAAAYKRAEWE; encoded by the coding sequence GTGAACCTGCCTCCCCGCCTCAGGCCTATCCTGCGCTGGCTGCCGCTGGCCTTGGCCCTGGCCCTCCTGCTCAGCTTGCTCGGCAGCCTCTTTCTGCCCCTGAGGTCCGACCAGATCGCCATCCGCATCAGATCTGGCGACAACGCCGCCACCATCGGCCAAAGGCTCAGGGAAGGCGGGATCATCCGCAGCGCCAGGCTGTTCAGGATCATGGCATCCCTGCGCGGCACCGACCGGCGCCTGATCGCCGGGACCTATTCCCTGGGCGGCAACCACAGCCTCTTCCAAACTCTCAGGCTGCTGGAAAAGGGCAATGTCAGCGCCGTCAAGATCACTTTCCCGGAGGGGCTCTCCCTGCACAAAACCCTGCAGAGGATCGAGCGCAGCGGCCTGGCCGGATATGCTGAACTGCACCAACTGGCCACGGATTCGCTGTTTGTGGAAAAGCTCACCGGCTTTAGCGCTCCCAGCCTGGAGGGATGGCTCTATCCCGAAACCTATTTTTTCCCTCTGGATGTGGGCCCGGAGGAGATCCTGCGCCAGATGGCGGAGCAGTTTTTTAGCCGCCTGAGCAGCGCTGGGATCGATCCCGCCCACACCCAAAACTTTTTCCAGCTGCTCATTCAGGCCAGCATTGTGGAAAAGGAAAGCAATTATGACGACGAGCGGCCCCTGGTGGCCAGCGTGATCCGCAACCGCCTGGAGTCCGGGATGAGGCTGGAATCCTGTCCCACCGTGGATTATGTGCTCGAGCGCCAGGGCGTGAAGAAACCCGTGCTCTCCATTCAGGATACCCAGATCCAGTCGCCTTACAACACCTACCGCAATTTCGGCCTGCCCCCGGGCCCCATCTGCAATCCCTCCGTTTCAGCTCTCAAAGCCGTGCTGGAACCGGCCCAGACGGATTATTTTTACTTCGTGGCCGATCGCAAAGGCCGCAACGACTTTTCCGCCACCGCCGACGAACACATGCGCAAAGCGGCCGCTTACAAGCGCGCCGAGTGGGAATAA
- a CDS encoding protein kinase — MLVPGSMISNYRVEALIGKGGMGEVYKGFDTALNRPVAIKALNPELTTDTDFVQRFRNEAKIQASLNHPNIVSLYTLSEEFGTFYMILEYASGDTLRELIARIGPIPEKRALNILSQVLSALSLAHSHGIIHRDIKPTNIVVGANDQVKILDFGIARLIGDKGLTKTGQNVGTVYYMSPEQVRAEKDLDGRSDIFSLGVTFFEMLAGRVPYNVETASDYAIMDEIVKEPVPDPRKYYEFISDNSVRVLRTMVAKDREQRFGSCDEVLQALQGDFRLPEPQVFEAHLAAPQPYSAAGPEIQAGPPPKTYMAEAILVTLFCCMPFGVAAIVNAAQAGSAIKLGDLEKARAAAIKAKSFVNTSFWLGLVVGIISFIANIGSNL, encoded by the coding sequence ATGCTGGTACCCGGCTCCATGATTTCCAACTACAGGGTGGAAGCGCTCATCGGCAAAGGCGGCATGGGCGAGGTTTACAAGGGTTTCGACACCGCCCTGAACCGCCCCGTGGCGATCAAGGCCCTCAACCCCGAGCTCACCACCGACACCGATTTCGTGCAGAGATTCCGCAACGAGGCCAAGATCCAGGCCAGCCTCAACCATCCGAACATCGTCAGCCTCTACACCCTCAGCGAGGAATTCGGCACTTTCTACATGATCCTGGAATACGCTTCCGGCGACACTCTGCGCGAATTGATCGCCCGCATTGGCCCCATCCCCGAAAAACGCGCCCTGAACATCCTCAGCCAGGTCCTCAGCGCCCTCAGCCTCGCTCACAGCCACGGCATCATCCACCGCGACATCAAACCCACCAACATCGTCGTGGGCGCCAACGACCAAGTGAAGATCCTCGATTTCGGCATCGCCCGCCTCATCGGCGACAAAGGCCTCACCAAAACCGGCCAGAACGTTGGCACCGTCTATTACATGAGCCCGGAGCAGGTGCGCGCTGAAAAGGACCTCGACGGCCGCTCGGACATTTTCAGCCTCGGCGTCACCTTCTTCGAAATGCTGGCCGGCAGGGTGCCTTACAACGTCGAAACCGCCAGCGATTACGCCATCATGGACGAGATCGTCAAAGAACCCGTTCCCGATCCCCGCAAATATTACGAATTCATCTCCGACAACTCCGTGCGGGTGCTGCGCACCATGGTGGCCAAGGACAGGGAGCAAAGATTTGGCAGTTGCGACGAGGTTTTGCAAGCCCTGCAGGGGGATTTCCGCCTACCGGAACCACAGGTTTTTGAGGCCCATCTGGCCGCGCCTCAGCCTTACAGCGCCGCCGGGCCGGAAATTCAGGCGGGGCCGCCTCCCAAAACCTACATGGCCGAGGCCATTCTGGTAACCCTGTTTTGCTGCATGCCCTTCGGAGTGGCGGCCATCGTCAACGCCGCCCAGGCCGGTTCCGCCATCAAACTGGGCGATCTGGAAAAAGCCCGGGCCGCCGCCATCAAGGCCAAATCCTTTGTGAACACCTCATTCTGGCTCGGCCTGGTGGTGGGCATCATCAGCTTCATCGCCAACATCGGTTCCAACCTGTAA
- a CDS encoding DUF2752 domain-containing protein gives MPKRQAFKAFPVLTRLRGVDFANRFVILGLFLLLLATLTVVDPTAANPLPRCPFLSLTGLRCPGCGSLRAVRAILEGDFLQALRFNALAVALLPAVLLALIYSALWNRDALAELRSRWLGWVLAGGIILWWILRNVLGW, from the coding sequence ATGCCCAAAAGACAGGCGTTCAAAGCTTTTCCCGTGCTTACCCGCTTGCGCGGGGTGGATTTCGCGAACCGTTTCGTTATCCTGGGCCTTTTTCTGCTGTTGCTGGCAACGCTTACGGTGGTCGATCCCACCGCGGCCAACCCCCTGCCCCGCTGTCCCTTTCTCAGCCTCACGGGCCTCAGGTGTCCCGGCTGCGGCTCGCTGAGGGCTGTGCGCGCCATCCTGGAAGGTGATTTTCTTCAGGCCCTGCGCTTCAACGCCCTGGCCGTGGCCCTGCTGCCGGCCGTGCTGCTGGCCTTGATCTACAGCGCCCTGTGGAACCGGGACGCGCTGGCGGAGCTCCGATCGCGTTGGCTGGGCTGGGTCCTCGCGGGTGGGATCATCCTGTGGTGGATTCTGCGCAACGTTTTGGGGTGGTGA
- the ruvX gene encoding Holliday junction resolvase RuvX has product MTPPGRVLAVDYGSKRVGLALSDPLRILAKPFKVIPNEGLAGILTDLKATIAEQGVTLLICGIPYAIEGGDTPKTTETKAFLAKLAAALEVPVIPWDERYSTDEAVRELIKLGYGWKQRRPIQDAMAAAMILKSYLESL; this is encoded by the coding sequence GTGACCCCGCCGGGACGCGTCCTGGCCGTGGATTACGGCAGCAAGCGGGTGGGCCTGGCGCTCTCGGACCCGCTGCGGATCTTGGCCAAACCTTTCAAAGTTATCCCCAATGAAGGTTTGGCCGGCATCCTGACCGATCTCAAGGCCACCATCGCGGAGCAGGGCGTGACCCTGCTGATCTGCGGCATTCCCTACGCCATCGAGGGCGGCGACACCCCCAAAACCACCGAGACCAAAGCTTTCCTGGCCAAACTGGCCGCCGCGCTGGAGGTTCCCGTGATACCCTGGGATGAACGCTACTCCACGGACGAAGCGGTGCGAGAACTCATCAAGCTTGGCTACGGCTGGAAGCAGCGCCGCCCGATCCAGGACGCCATGGCCGCCGCCATGATCCTCAAAAGTTATCTGGAAAGCCTGTGA
- a CDS encoding GNAT family N-acetyltransferase, which translates to MNFELDSCLIRPATKADRDDLISVSKGIWGGTDYLPKVMDRWISEPWFLVCEYQGHVIACLKLSLFPDQVLWFEGLRVRSRYQNRGVATLMNRHSFALAHDLRRAGKVRSFEFCTYYLNKESLHLTQKLGFKVVATFWQLNKRGIKATREPKLLPRVDLKAFRHYGKYIPCAWQSLHHCPDALPFLNRHGRLFQTPRATYYLGGGHEPHLTLLEAPTPAIKEDLPYFQHFFGSRKSYGVIVPPAFKDSLPLLQSLGFHFWEREVAENMLILKM; encoded by the coding sequence ATGAATTTTGAGCTCGACAGCTGCTTGATCCGGCCGGCCACCAAGGCCGACAGAGACGATCTGATCAGCGTTTCCAAAGGTATCTGGGGCGGCACGGACTATCTGCCCAAAGTGATGGACCGCTGGATCTCTGAACCCTGGTTTCTGGTTTGTGAATACCAGGGCCACGTGATCGCCTGCCTCAAGCTCTCGCTCTTTCCGGACCAGGTGCTGTGGTTCGAAGGCTTGCGGGTGCGTTCCCGCTATCAAAACCGCGGTGTGGCCACCCTCATGAACCGGCATTCCTTTGCCCTGGCCCACGATCTGCGCCGCGCCGGCAAGGTGCGCTCCTTCGAATTCTGCACCTACTATCTGAACAAGGAAAGCCTGCACCTTACGCAGAAACTGGGTTTCAAGGTGGTGGCCACGTTCTGGCAACTCAACAAACGCGGCATCAAGGCCACCCGGGAACCCAAGCTGCTGCCGCGGGTGGACCTCAAAGCCTTTCGCCACTACGGAAAGTACATCCCCTGCGCCTGGCAAAGCCTGCATCACTGCCCGGACGCGCTGCCCTTCCTGAACCGCCACGGCCGGCTCTTCCAAACCCCGCGCGCCACCTACTACCTCGGCGGAGGCCACGAACCCCACCTCACTTTGCTGGAAGCCCCCACCCCGGCCATCAAAGAGGACCTTCCCTATTTCCAGCACTTCTTCGGCAGCCGTAAAAGCTATGGGGTCATCGTGCCGCCGGCCTTCAAGGACTCCCTACCCCTGCTGCAAAGCCTTGGCTTCCACTTCTGGGAACGTGAGGTGGCGGAAAACATGCTCATCCTGAAGATGTAG